acactagtcctaagGGCAAAACATGTATAGGGATCCATAATACATTTGCAGACTTTCCTTGGAACCCGAGCAAAAAAttatgcagcaatgtttttctgTAAACCAAAGCAgattatctttatattatattagAAATATAATGGTTAGCTCACCATCAATTATTCTTCCTGTTAATATGTTACTAATCTTGACATTTTCAGTGGCGGATATCATAGTAACCATATTGGTTGTTACCCAATGTTGTTTAGAAAAAAAGTGAGATTTGCAAAATCAAGGAAAAACCGAATTAGGACTCTTCAGATGGTTCTCCTGGATTTACATGGCTGACACACCAGTCTGTGGATTGTGTCCGGTAATGCAGCTctgctctattcaagtgaatcagACACAACACCTGGGctggtgtgacactgttttggaagaaaaaaaCCATGCTTTTCTATTTcattaaaacccctttaactatgaaaAAGCGAAGCTCAGACACTAAAGATCctcgatttaaaaaaaacaattctgcATCATTCTTTATTTTTGCaatctttttaatttttctaatattttattcttctttttttaaGGTCTTGAATACAGCATGGCACAGTATTATCTTGAAATCCCCAGGAAACTTTGGGCACCCAAACACTCCTGTGTAGTTATCCCCTGCAGTTATAACTATTCAAATCCTAAACTATCAAGTGGGAGCATTATGGGAATATGGTATTACGCCATTAACGAACATGACAGATATCAactatttattaaaagtagaacTCCCGAGAAATACGCGTCCTTTATAGGAGACCTGGGCAATGGCAACTGCTCCATAAAAATCCATAATGTCCAGCCTGAAAACTCCCAAATCTACACGTTCCGGGTAGAAATGGAACATTTTAAGTTCTCGTACAAGCCTGTTGTTCAGTTGAATGTTTTAGGTAAGTAATTTATGGAATTAAGATGCTCTTATGTAAAGGGATTATCTTCTATAGTTCAAGAGCTTACTATGAAGAGACACCTCATATATTAGCCTAAACCTCTTTGTTCTAGCCTAGAGAAAGGTTGGTATTTATTGAAATTAATGACCAGTCAATAAATTCATTATTCACCTTCCAGTTTTTAGCATCCTAAAAGGAGTACTCTCCCAAGACAATTTCAGCTTGGACTTCCATAGTCCACATATTTCCAGGTCTTTCAACCTAAATAGGCACTGCTAAACCAAGCTCTTCATAAGGCACTGCACTTTCTGAATTCACTTCCACATTTCAACTTGTAGTTGTCCAGCTGCTTATTTTTAAGGCTacccattgtgtaaaaaaaataaaatgagtcAAAACTCGCCTCACTCTTTCCACACAGTTCTGACACTTAATACCTTCCTGTGGGTCTCTGATTCCTGTTTCCTCTCAACATGCAggaaatacccactcagacaaccCATGTTTAGCTCACTCCCTGTTGACTTTTTTGGGACAGACACTCATTTATTAGAAGATGTTCATTTTCAActaatgtttttgtttgtttgtttgtttgaacGCAGATGATCCTCCCAGGCCCATGTTGGAACTTCCTAATCAGGATATCTCAGAGGGTGCAATAGTTACCCTAAACTGTTCCACAACCTACACATGTTCATCAGATGTTGTGGATTTGGTGTGGTCTCCTTACATGGGACAACTTAATGTTACACATAGCTATCAGGATGAAGGAGTGTGGTCAGTGGAATCTAAGCAAGTATTTAAAATATCCAGAAAACACGATGGAATGTCTGTCAGCTGCCAAGCGAAGTACTCCTCAGGAGTCAAGTCACAAGTCATGAAAGGAAAACTAACAATAAAGTGTAAGATTTCTCTtgaaatatgtttaaaaaatactTGCACTTAAGGACATATACACAAATGGAGATAGCCCAGGGTCACTGACTAGAGGGGACCCCGCATCACTGGCTCAAtaatttttctgatgtaatcagTAATCTCCTGTCCACTGGCAATGATGGTTTGTTCATTGGAACAAACCAAAATGCTTGAATGGGATAGGGTAAACAAGCACTTAGCTCACATATCCTAAGTGACTTAAGGTATGGTAGTGATAATCAGGGGTCCATCCCCTCTATTTATGTTACAGATGTAGCCAAGTTAAAATTGACTCTGgtaactctgataacacatgtcacagtgttatctcgTGACATCTTGGGACAAAAACCatgaaatacattgaaagagttagtaaacctttttgtgccattttttttacttaacgcattaaccatcaagtttagctcggctgcatctgcACCTGCACTTAATAGAAATTCCTAAAAGAACCATACTGTAAATTCCACTGCTATCCGCAGTATAAAGCTCTTGTCAATGTTTATATCTGTGAGTTTACAGTGGGTGCCTAAAGAACTTAAAGGCTATTTACACCTTTggtggcatttttttaaattaatgaaTTGTACTCAATTTGAgctaaaaagcattttttttcaattgctcTTTATTAAAAACGATGAGCCATTTTCCATGCACAACTTTGAGTTTATCTAGTAACAGAATCTGTATTTTCTCTCTGCTACGTCAAGCAGgcagctgatgggctccttatttCTGATCACTGACCTTATAAATAGTCACTATAGCTCAATTTTTATGTTACTGATAAGAACATGGGTTaaaaaagtgtttatgaccttttagtaatttagaaataAGGGTTATCAAATGACTGGTACcaagtgaaagtaccattcacacagctagaaaaatagttatgtgacagaacagctcaatattttttataaagaccaattgaaaaaaatatttttagcccaaaaggaGTAAAAAACAATCATCAAAAAAATATccccaaagatgtacatagcctttaaactcaATTGTTAGATCCCCTGCTGCTTAAGTGCTGTTGTTGTTCTTAACGGACTTTGTTTGcttggctgcagtgatgatgtACCTGGCTACCCATATGACTGCTTCAAGTAATTACTTGCTTCAGCAGTGTCAAGCCCAAGTTTCAGGAATGTATCCAGTCAAACAACTATGCATTGCTGTCCTGGGAGGTTGGCTATGTGGACCAGTCAAGTCCAGGCTGGTCAACTTGTCAGTTTGCTTGGAAGTGGAGCTAATTAGTCTTCTAACTCTGTGTCCAATCCTATTGTAAATttttttgtagtatatattgagggtagctgcCTCTTTTAGATTGAGTACTCCCCAATCATCTGCCCAGAGCTTCTGAGCacagtataaatgtagctggttcctacacggccctgaacattgtaggcttagatcaagcccaggagaggcatttCTGCTATGGTTAGGGaaccatctgcagaagccaccttgatgcctggtagatgggcccaacacacgtttgatcaaaaatgtgcgcaaagagcttctatttttttcatttatagtaggtataataccacttaaaTTTAGTATAATCCCCATTTCCCAGTTTTATTGTTTGCATGTCaaatgttgtgctgccatacctGTTTTTGTTTGCTTCCAATTCTAAAAATAGGCAGGGGTATTTAAGATTGATGATTTATGATTGACTTGCCTGTGATTTCATTTGTATCAGGACTCTATACTGTGCAATATTCTATTGACTCTCCTGGTAAACTGACTTCTGGCTTGTTTCTGCATTAAACCTGTGTCTGCTGTTCCTGTTCATATTGAATCTCCTGGTGAACTGACTTCTGGCTTGTTTCTGCATTAAACCTGTGGCTATTGTTCCTGTTCATATTGAATCTCCTGGTCAACTGACTACTGGCTTGTTTCTAGATTAACCCTATGGCTGCTGTTCCTGTTTCTATTAGCTATCCTTGTAACTGATCTTTGCCTGTCTCTGGAGTAACTGTTTGCCGACTTCTCTTTGTACCTTCCTTGACATTCTGTAAGGTCTGTCCCTAGTATGCCCCCACCACTTTTCTGTTACCAACTCCGCAGATATAGCCTTGACCCCTTGAAGTAAAGTTAATCCTGAAAAACCTAGGGGTGCGCCTTAGCTTCCTACCACTCAGAGTGGTTTTGGAACAGATAGCAGTTTTGAGTTTACTGGCTGATGTCCAGATGGTCACCCTAGTAATTCCTAAAACAAAGAATGCCAGGGTCGAATTGGCTGCCACTGTCAAATGGTAAAAAGGGTACACATTGCTGCCAGCAAGTAAACAAAGATTGTTGGTGACCATAGAAGCAGGGGCACTGGAGCTGTGGGATATCTACAAAATGCCCCTAGAATTTATTACATTGCCTGTCTTTCCCACATTTTTTATGATCTTGGACAACCTCTggctattttatttttgttattgatCTTGTATTTTACATCCTACTATTTTAGATAAGCCAGAAATTCTTCAAAGACCACGATGCAAGAAGAACCTTAGCACAATATACTGTGATTGTGTTGTGATTGCTAACCCCCCAGCAATTATTACCTGGAATAGCACTAACATCAACATCACTGAGACATCTGGATTCTTCATAAGTTTCTCATCTAACAACTCTAAGACAGTGTCCAGGCTTGAAGGAGCAGTGATGCCAACTGAAGGTCTATGGTGTACAGCCAGCAACATAGAAGGCTCTGTATCTCAGAACCTACCACTTGATGGTAATAGGTGATAATCACTGGAAAATATGATATGGCGGGAGTGAAATGATGCATTGATTAATAGTCTTATGCTCTTCTAATCAATTTCACAACATCATAAAAATGCCCCCTCCCCCATTTAAGTGATCTTCTGTAGAGTACACAGTAAGAGGAGATGCAGGCAGTAAGAGAATTTTTATGTGTGGTGAGTATTGAATCTGGGTATGGATGAGTCAGAGACTGTGGTTTCCTCTTAGTAACAATCTTCATGGTGACTACTTTCTGTTCCTGCCAGAGGATAAGTAGAGAGGTGTCAGTAAGCCTTGTAATCAGTAGCACGCAGATGGCAGGAAGAGTATGTTTGGACTTTCTGCAGATGGGATAGTCCAGCTGAACAATACATCATAATTAGCTGCAAGTAGAAGTGAGTAGCA
This portion of the Bufo gargarizans isolate SCDJY-AF-19 chromosome 1, ASM1485885v1, whole genome shotgun sequence genome encodes:
- the LOC122932373 gene encoding sialic acid-binding Ig-like lectin 5, which encodes MDQKSTLFIVLLLKGLEYSMAQYYLEIPRKLWAPKHSCVVIPCSYNYSNPKLSSGSIMGIWYYAINEHDRYQLFIKSRTPEKYASFIGDLGNGNCSIKIHNVQPENSQIYTFRVEMEHFKFSYKPVVQLNVLDDPPRPMLELPNQDISEGAIVTLNCSTTYTCSSDVVDLVWSPYMGQLNVTHSYQDEGVWSVESKQVFKISRKHDGMSVSCQAKYSSGVKSQVMKGKLTIKYKPEILQRPRCKKNLSTIYCDCVVIANPPAIITWNSTNINITETSGFFISFSSNNSKTVSRLEGAVMPTEGLWCTASNIEGSVSQNLPLDEKPQILRDSHCKKKLNAIYCECAAIANPPANITWSSSGIIVTETSGFSIHSSSSGSKTVSRLEGAVMPPGDLWCTASNIEGSIHQNLPIHVDWTELALIGGGILAFLILFIIGAVVAIIKVRSKKNQILEPNSYIMTDQKCSNNVSTKDRMMSHANRNIKDISGAISYKNSENTYANSVDQNEIDNYSKEETYVNMENEKREEEKKKNKENEEEDGIYINY